A single Lolium perenne isolate Kyuss_39 chromosome 6, Kyuss_2.0, whole genome shotgun sequence DNA region contains:
- the LOC127310219 gene encoding F-box protein At5g07610-like, which produces MDHTQALPDDAIAAILRRLELRDLAASRCVRKAWHDVVDAHRLLLPHVLPNTVHGLFVNYIDHGRPHFLARPSARPMFDGNLSFLPDHRRGIINTMVDHCNGILLYRCWTSFYVVNPATRRWDALSCEYGYSDEYIVFDPVTSPHYEVFSIPRVPEKVVRRKSERLTKVSACLTSLVSRETERSRGPREDLHDFMEWPPSAWTLSVFSSSTRQWQERSFVREGQAAGTLTSVRLDPEEPICKWWGGPRWRYGAYWQGSLYVHCRGAFSVRFYLLDCKYQVINAPVDTKDAMYLGKSEQGIYLATEHIEYKLQVWTLNESSGQMEWVLKYHIDLEPWNMIWLRHLKEDSYDTCSSSMSFLGFHPYKEVVFLALSTFGGVAYHLKSSKIQYLGDLRPKDYYQAHSNGLYEAFPYTPCLLGELLEHTTETRRRN; this is translated from the exons ATGGATCACACGCAAGCCTTGCCGGACGACGCCATAGCCGCCATACTACGCCGTCTCGAGCTGCGCGACCTCGCTGCCTCCCGCTGCGTGCGCAAGGCGTGGCACGACGTGGTCGACGCCCACCGGCTGCTGCTCCCCCACGTACTCCCCAACACGGTACACGGCCTCTTCGTCAACTACATCGATCACGGCCGCCCGCACTTCCTCGCCCGTCCCTCGGCACGGCCCATGTTCGACGGCAACCTCAGTTTCTTGCCTGATCACCGCCGTGGAATAATTAACACGATGGTGGATCACTGCAATGGCATCTTGCTATATCGTTGCTGGACGTCTTTCTACGTCGTCAATCCTGCCACCAGACGGTGGGACGCTCTCTCCTGCGAATACGGCTACTCCGATGAATACATTGTGTTTGATCCTGTCACCTCTCCGCACTATGAGGTGTTTTCGATCCCACGTGTGCCTGAGAAGGTGGTCCGTCGCAAGTCTGAAAGGCTCACGAAAGTAAGTGCCTGTTTGACAAGTTTAGTGTCACGGGAAACCGAGAGATCAAGAGGTCCGCGGGAAGACTTGCACGATTTCATGGAGTGGCCACCATCCGCATGGACGCTAAGTGTATTCTCATCCAGCACAAGACAATGGCAAGAGAGGTCGTTCGTCCGTGAAGGCCAGGCTGCAGGGACACTGACTAGTGTACGGCTAGATCCCGAGGAACCCATATGTAAGTGGTGGGGGGGACCGAGGTGGCGGTACGGTGCGTACTGGCAAGGATCACTCTACGTGCATTGTCGTGGTGCGTTTTCTGTCAG GTTCTATTTGTTAGATTGTAAGTACCAAGTAATAAATGCGCCAGTAGATACCAAGGATGCGATGTACCTTGGGAAATCGGAGCAAGGAATATACCTTGCAACGGAACACATTGAATATAAACTTCAGGTCTGGACCCTCAATGAATCAAGTGGGCAAATGGAATGGGTGTTAAAGTACCATATTGATCTTGAGCCATGGAATATGATATGGTTGCGTCATCTTAAGG AAGATAGTTATGATACTTGCTCTAGTAGCATGTCTTTCCTTGGGTTTCACCCCTACAAAGAGGTTGTTTTCTTGGCATTGTCAACATTTGGGGGAGTGGCCTATCATTTGAAAAGCTCAAAAATTCAGTATCTAGGCGACCTGCGCCCAAAGGATTACTATCAAGCACATTCAAATGGCTTGTACGAGGCCTTTCCGTACACTCCTTGCTTGCTTGGGGAGCTTCTGGAACACACTACAGAAACTCGTCGCAGAAATTAG
- the LOC127306878 gene encoding large ribosomal subunit protein bL19cz: protein MAAATAAAPGALLPHALLSHRSPPPPQLLALSSSFRRISVSVSHRRTTHLIAHADAGAGAAEPEPAEEPAPESEDAVASADAEEGEAEAAVAVAEEEEEPAPKRKPKFGEIIAILNKQFIEEAEKVKVLPDLRPGDIIELRMQRPNKRRLSLFKGIIIAKHKGGVHTTIRVRRIIAGVGVEITFPIYSPRIKEIKVIRRKKVRRAKLYYLKHKLPRFSTFK from the exons atggccgccgccaccgccgccgcgcccGGCGCGCTCCTTCCCCACGCACTACTCAGCCACcgctcgcctccgccgccgcagctcctCGCGCTGTCCTCCTCCTTCCGCCGCATCTCCGTGTCCGTCTCCCATCGCCGGACCACCCATTTAATCGCGCACGCAGACGCCGGCGCAGGCGCCGCAGAGCCGGAACCCGCGGAAGAACCTGCGCCGGAGTCCGAGGATGCCGTTGCGTCAGCTGACGCCGAGGAAGGCGAGGCTGAGGCGGCTGTCGCGGTGGccgaagaagaggaggagccGGCGCCCAAGCGTAAGCCCAAGTTCGGCGAAATCATCGCG ATTCTGAACAAGCAGTTCATTGAGGAGGCTGAGAAGGTGAAAGTACTTCCAGATCTGAGGCCCGGTGACATCATTGAGCTTAGAATG CAACGACCCAACAAGAGGAGATTGTCACTCTTTAAGGGCATAATCATTGCAAAGCATAAAGGTGGTGTTCACACCACAATCCGTGTCAGAAGGATCATTGCTGGTGTTGGAGTTGAAATTACCTTCCCTAT ATACTCACCAAGGATCAAGGAGATTAAAGTAATCAGGCGCAAGAAGGTGAGGAGGGCAAAGTTGTACTACCTGAAGCACAAGCTTCCCCGTTTCTCAACCTTCAAGTGA